CATTGTTGACCCAGTGGTACTGGTGACCGTTGTTGGCCCAGTGGTACTGGTGACCGTTGTTGTGGTGACCATTGTTGGCCCAGTGGTACTGGTGACCGTTGTTGTGGTGACCATTGTTGGCCCAGTGGTACTGGTGACCGTTGTTGGCCCAGTGGTACTGGTGACCGTTGTTGAGGTGACCGTTGTTGGCCCAGTGGTACTGGTGACCGTTGTTGTGGTGACCATTGTTGGGCCAGTGGTACTGGTGACCGTTGTTGGCCCAGTGGTACTGGTGACCGTTGTTGGCCCAGTGGTACTGGTGACCGTTGTTGAGGTGACCGTTGTTGGCCCAGTGGTACTGGTGACCGTTGTTGGCCCAGTGGTACTGGTGACCGTTGTTGGCCCAGTGGTACTGGTGACCATTGTTGGCCCAGTGGTACTAGTGACCGTTGTTGTtcctcgtggtcctggtgaccgttgttgtggtgaccattgttgaccctcgtggtcctggtgaccgttgtTGAGGTGACCATTGTTGGccctcgtggtcctggtgaccattGTTGGCCCAGTGGTACTGGTGACCGTTGTTGTGGTGACCATTGTTGGCCCAGTGGTACTGGTGACCGTTGTTGGCCCAGTGGTACTGGTGACCGTTGTTGAGGTGACCGTTGTTGGCCCAGTGGTACTGGTGACCGTTGTTGGCCCAGTGGTACTGGTGACCGTTGTTGGCCCAGTGGTACTGGTGACCATTGTTGGCCCAGTGGTACTAGTGACCGTTGTTGTtcctcgtggtcctggtgaccgttgttgtggtgaccattgttgaccctcgtggtcctggtgaccgttgtTGAGGTGACCATTGTTGGccctcgtggtcctggtgaccattGTTGGCCCAGTGGTACTGGTGACCGTTGTTGTGGTGACCATTGTTGACCCTCGTGGTCCTGATGACCGTTGTTGGCCCAGTGGTGCTGGTGACCGTTGTTGGCCCAGTGGTACTGGTGACCGTTGTTGGCCCAGTGGTGCTGGTGACCGTTGTTGGTCCTCTtggtcctggtgaccgttgttggccctcgtggtcctggtgaccgttgtTGACCCGcgtggtcctggtgaccgttgttggtcctcgtggtcctggtgaccgttgttggccctcgtggtcctggtgaccgttgttggtcctcgtggtcctggtgaccgttgttggtcctcgtggtcctggtgaccgttGAGGTGACCATTGTTgaccctcgtggtcctggtgaccgttgtTGACCCTCGTGGTCCTGATGACCGTTGTTgaccctcgtggtcctggtgaccattgttggtcctcgtggtcctggtgactGATGTTGGtcctcgtggtcctggtgactgttgttggtcctcgtggtcctggtgaccgttgttggtcctcgtggtcctggtgaccgttgtTGGTCCTCGTGGTCCGTTGTTGGtcctcgtggtcctggtgaccattgttgaccctcgtggtcctggtgaccgttgtTGGTCCTCATGgtcctggtgactgttgttggtcctcgtggtcctggtgactgttgttggtcctcgtggtcctggtgaccgttgttggtcctcgtggtcctggtgagcattgttgaccctcgtggtcctggtgaccgttgttgaccctcgtggtcctggtgactgttgttgaccctcgtggtcctggtgaccgttgttgaccctcgtggtcctggtgactgttgttgaccctcgtggtcctggtgactgttgttgaccctcgtggtcctggtgaccgttgttgaccctcgtggtcctggtgactgttgttgaccctcgtggtcctggtgaccgttgttgaccctcgtggtcctggtgactgttgttgaccctcgtggtcctggtgactgttgttgacCCTTGTggtccaggtgactgttgttgaccctcgtggtcctggtgaccgttgttgaccctcgtggtcctggtgaccattgttaaccctcgtggtcctggtgactgttgttgaccctcgtggtcctggtgaccgttgttgaccctcgtggtcctggtgaccattgttgaccctcgtggtcctggtgaccattgttgaccctcgtggtcctggtgaccattgttgaccctcgtggtcctagtgaccattgttgaccctcgtggtcctggtgactgttgttgaccctcgtggtcctggtgaccattgttgaccctcgtggtcctggtgactgttgttgaccctcgtggtcctggtgaccgttgttgaccctcgtggtcctggtgactgttgttgacCCTCGTGGTCCTGATGACTGTTGTTgaccctcgtggtcctggtgactgttgttgaccctcgtggtcctggtgaccgttgttgaccctcgtggtcctggtgaccattgttgaccctcgtggtcctggtgactgttgttgaccctcgtggtcctggtgaccattgttgaccctcgtggtcctggtgaccattgttgaccctcgtggtcctggtgaccgttgttgaccctcgtggtcctggtgaccattgtttgtcctcgtggtcctggtgactGATGTTGGtcctcgtggtcctggtgactgttgttggtcctcgtggtcctggtgaccgttgttggtcctcgtggtcctggtgaccgttgtTGGTCCTCGTGGTCCGTTGTTGGtcctcgtggtcctggtgaccattgttgaccctcgtggtcctggtgaccgttgttggtcctcgtggtcctggtgactgttgttggtcctcgtggtcctggtgactgttgttggtcctcgtggtcctggtgaccgttgttggtcctcgtggtcctggtgagcattgttgaccctcgtggtcctggtgaccgttgttgaccctcgtggtcctggtgactgttgttgaccctcgtggtcctggtgaccgttgttgaccctcgtggtcctggtgactgttgttgaccctcgtggtcctggtgactgttgttgaccctcgtggtcctggtgaccgttgttgaccctcgtggtcctggtgactgttgttgaccctcgtggtcctggtgaccgttgttgaccctcgtggtcctggtgactgttgttgaccctcgtggtcctggtgactgttgttgaccctcgtggtccaggtgactgttgttgaccctcgtggtcctggtgaccgttgttgaccctcgtggtcctggtgaccattgttaaccctcgtggtcctggtgactgttgttgaccctcgtggtcctggtgaccgttgttgaccctcgtggtcctggtgaccattgttgaccctcgtggtcctggtgaccattgttgaccctcgtggtcctggtgaccattgttgaccctcgtggtcctggtgaccgttgttgaccctcgtggtcctggtgactgttgttgaccctcgtggtcctggtgaccattgttgaccctcgtggtcctggtgaccgttgttgaccctcgtggtcctggtgaccgttgttgaccctcgtggtcctggtgactgttgttgaccctcgtggtcctggtgaccattgttgaccctcgtggtcctggtgactgttgttgaccctcgtggtcctggtgaccgttgttgaccctcgtggtcctggtgaccgttgttgaccctcgtggtcctggtgaccattgttgaccctcgtggtcctggtgactgttgttgaccctcgtggtcctggtgaccattgttgaccctcgtggtcctggtgaccattgttgaccctcgtggtcctggtgaccgttgtTGACCCTCGTGGTCATGGTGACCGTTGTTGGccctcgtggtcctggtgaccgttgttggccctcgtggtcctggtgaccgttgttggccctcgtagtcctggtgaccgttgttggtcctcgtggtcctggtgactgttgttggtcctcgtggtcctggtgaccgttgttggccctcgtggtcctggtgaccgttgttggccctcgtagtcctggtgaccgttgttggtcctcgtggtcctggtgactgttgttggtcctcgtggtcctggtgaccattgttggccctcgtagtcctggtgaccgttgttggccctcgtagtcctggtgaccattgttggtcctcgtggtcctggtgactgttgttgacCCTCGTTGTCCTGGTGACCGTTGTTGACTCTCGTGgtcctggtgactgttgttgacCCTAGTGGTCCTGGTGACCATTGTTGACCCTCGTTGTCCTGGTGACCGTTGTTGACTCTCGTGgtcctggtgactgttgttgaccctagtggtcctggtgaccattgttgaccctcgtggtcctggtgactgttgttggccctcgtggtcctggtgaccattgttgaccctcgtggtcctggtgaccgttgttgaccctcgtggtcctggtgaccattgttgaccctcgtggtcctggtgaccattGTTGACCCTCGTGGTCCTGGTAACTGTTGTTGGtcctcgtggtcctggtgactgttgttgaccctcgtggtcctggtgactgttgttgaccctcgtggtcctggtgactgttgttgaccctcgtggtcctggtgaccattgttgaccctcgtggtcctggtgaccattgttgaccctcgtggtcctggtgactgttgttggtcctcgtggtcctggtgactgttgttgaccctcgtggtcctggtgaccattgttgaccctcgtggtcctggtgaccattgttgaccctcgtggtcctggtgactgttgttggtcctcgaggtcctggtgaccgttgttggtcctcgtggtcctggtgaccattgttggccctcgtggtcctggtgaccattGTAGGCCCTCGGGGTCCTGGTGACCGTTGTTgaccctcgtggtcctggtgaccattgttggccctcgtggtcctggtgaccattgtaggccctcgtagtcctggtgaccgttgttggtcctcgtggtcctggtgactgttgttggtcctcgtggtcctggtgaccattgttggccctcgtagtcctggtgaccgttgttggccctcgtagtcctggtgaccattgttggtcctcgtggtcctggtgactgttgttgacCCTCGTTGTCCTGGTGACCGTTGTTGACTCTCGTGgtcctggtgactgttgttgacCCTAGTGGTCCTGGTGACCATTGTTGACCCTCGTTGTCCTGGTGACCGTTGTTGACTCTCGTGgtcctggtgactgttgttgaccctagtggtcctggtgaccattgttgaccctcgtggtcctggtgactgttgttggccctcgtggtcctggtgaccattgttgaccctcgtggtcctggtgaccgttgttgaccctcgtggtcctggtgaccattgttgaccctcgtggtcctggtgaccattGTTGACCCTCGTGGTCCTGGTAACTGTTGTTGGtcctcgtggtcctggtgactgttgttgaccctcgtggtcctggtgactgttgttgaccctcgtggtcctggtgactgttgttgaccctcgtggtcctggtgaccattgttgaccctcgtggtcctggtgaccattgttgaccctcgtggtcctggtgactgttgttggtcctcgtggtcctggtgactgttgttgaccctcgtggtcctggtgaccattgttgaccctcgtggtcctggtgaccattgttgaccctcgtggtcctggtgactgttgttggtcctcgaggtcctggtgaccgttgttggtcctcgtggtcctggtgaccattgttggccctcgtggtcctggtgaccattGTAGGCCCTCGGGGTCCTGGTGACCGTTGTTgaccctcgtggtcctggtgaccattgttggccctcgtggtcctggtgaccattGTAGGCCCTCGGGGTCCTGGTGACTGGTGTTgaccctcgtggtcctggtgaccattgttgaccctcgtggtcctggtgaccattgttgaccctcgtggtcctggtgactgttgttggccctcgtggtcctggtgactgttgttggtcctcgtggtcctggtgactgttgttgaccctcgtggtcctggtgaccgttgttgactctcgtggtcctggtgactgttgttgaccctagtggtcctggtgaccattgttgaccctcgtggtcctggtgaccgttgttgactctcgtggtcctggtgactgttgttgacCCTAGTGGTCCTGGTGACCATTGTTGACCCTCGTGGTCCTGGTAACTGTTGTTGGtcctcgtggtcctggtgactgttgttgaccctcgtggtcctggtgactgttgttggccctcgtggtcctggtgaccattGTTGACCCTCGTGGTCCTGGTAACTGTTGTTGGtcctcgtggtcctggtgactgttgttgaccctcgtggtcctggtgactgttgttgacCCTCGttgtcctggtgactgttgttgaccctcgtggtcctggtgactgttgttgaccctcgtggtcctggtgactgttgttgaccctcgtggtcctggtgactgttgttgaccctcgtggtcctggtgaccattgttgaccctcgtggtcctggtgaccattgttgaccctcgtggtcctggtgactgttgttggtcctcGTGGTCCTGGAGACTGTTGTTgaccctcgtggtcctggtgactATTGTTGACCCTAGTGGTCCTGGTGACCATTGTTgaccctcgtggtcctggtgactgttgttggtcctcgaggtcctggtgaccgttgttggtcctcgtggtcctggtgaccattgttggccctcgtggtcctggtgaccattGTAGGCCCTCGGGGTCCTGGTGACCGTTGTTgaccctcgtggtcctggtgaccattgttggccctcgtggtcctggtgaccattGTAGGCCCTCGGGGTCCTGGTGACCATTGTTGACCCTCgtggtcatggtgactgttgttggccctcgtggtcctggtgactgttgttggtcctcgtggtcctggtgactgttgttgaccctcgtggtcctggtgactgttgttgaccctcgtggtcctggtgaccgttgtTGACCCTCGTGGTCCTAGTGACTGTTGTTgaccctcgtggtcctggtgaccgttgttgaccctcgtggtcctggtgaccattgttgaccctcgtggtcctggtgacttgttgaccctcgtggtcctggtgaccgttgtTGACCCtcgtgttcctggtgcctgttgttgaccctcgtggtcctggtgactgttgttgaccctcgtggtcctggtgaccattgttgaccctcgtggtcctggtgactgttgttgaccctcgtggtcctggtgaccgttgttgaccctcgtggtcctggtgaccattgttgaccctcgtggtcctggtgactgttgttggtcctcgaggtcctggtgactgttgttggtcctcGAGGTCCTGGTGACCGTTGTTGGCCCTCGAGGTCCTGGTGACCATTGATGGTCCTCGAGGTCCTGGTGACCATTGTTGGtcctcgtggtcctggtgaccattgttggccctcgtggtcctggtgaccattgttggtcctcgtggtcctggtgaccattgttggtcctcgtggtcctggtgaccattgttggccctcgtggtcctggtgaccattgttggtcctcgtggtcctggtgaccgttgttggtcctcgtggtcctggtgaccattgttggccctcgtggtcctggtgaccattGTTGGCCCTCGGGGTCCTGGTGACCATTGTTGGccctcgtggtcctggtgaccattgttggccctcgtggtcctggtgaccattGTTGGCCCTCGGGGTCCTGGTGACCATTGTTGGccctcgtggtcctggtgaccattgttggccctcgtggtcctggtgaccgtAGTTGGtcctcgtggtcctggtgaccattgttggccctcgtggtcctggtgaccgttgtTGGTCCTCGAGGTCCTGGTGACCGTTGTTGGtcctcgtggtcctggtgaccattGTTGGCCCTCGTGGTCCTCGTGACCAATGTTGGCCCTCGGGGTCCTGGTGACCGTTGTTgaccctcgtggtcctggtgaccattGTTGGCCCTCGGGGTCCTGGTGACCGTTGTTgaccctcgtggtcctggtgaccgttgtTGGCCCAGTGGTACTGGTGACCGTTGTTGGCCCAGTGGTACTGGTGACCGTTGTTGTGGTGACCATTGTTCaccctcgtggtcctggtgaccgttgtTGTGGTGACCATTGTTGGCCAAATGGTACTGGTGACCGTTGTTGGGTGACCATTGTTgaccctcgtggtcctggtgaccgttTTTGGCCCTCGTTGTATTGGTGACCGTTGTTGGccctcgtggtcctggtgaccgttgtTGTGGTGACCATTGTTGGCCCTCGTGTTCCTGGTGACCGTTGTTGTGGTGACCATTGTTGGCCAagtggtcctggtgacagttgttGAGGTGACCGTTGTTGGccctcgtggtcctggtgaccgttgtTGGCCCTCGTGGTACTGGTGACCATTGTTGGCCCTCGTGGTCCTGTGACCGTTGTTGGccctcgtggtcctggtgaccgttgtTGTGGTGACCATTGTTGGCCCAGTGGTACTGGTGACCGTTGTTGAGGTGACCATTGTTGGCCATCGTGGTACTGGTGACCGTTGTTGAGGTGACCATTGTTGGccctcgtggtcctggtgaccgttgtTGAGGTGACCATTGTTGGCCCTCGTGGTACTGGTGACCGTTGTTGAGGTGACCATTGTTGGCCCTCGTGGTACTGGTGACCGTTGTTGAGGTGACCATTGTTgaccctcgtggtcctggtgaccattGTTGAGGTGACCATTGTTGGCCCTCGTGGTACTGGTGACCGTTGTTGGCCCTCGTGGTACTGGTGACCGTTGTTGAGGTGACCATTGTTGGCCCTCGTGGTACTGGTGACCGTTGTTGAGGTGACCATTGTTGGccctcgtggtcctggtgaccgttgtTCGCCTTCGTGGTACTGGTGACCGTTGTTGACCCTCGT
The DNA window shown above is from Procambarus clarkii isolate CNS0578487 chromosome 65, FALCON_Pclarkii_2.0, whole genome shotgun sequence and carries:
- the LOC138355063 gene encoding mucin-2-like, with amino-acid sequence MVTRTTRTNNGPRGPTTVTRTTRTNNGHQDHEDQQQSPGPRGPTSVTRTTRTNNGHQDHEGQQRSSGPRGSTTVTRTTRVNNGHLNGHQDHEDQQRSPGPRGPTTVTRTTRANNGHQDHEDQQRSPGPRGSTTVTRTTRANNGHQDQEDQQRSPAPLGQQRSPVPLGQQRSPAPLGQQRSSGPRGSTMVTTTTVTSTTGPTMVTRTTRANNGHLNNGHQDHEGQQWSPQQRSPGPRGTTTVTSTTGPTMVTSTTGPTTVTSTTGPTTVTSTTGPTTVTSTTVTSTTGPTTVTSTTGPTMVTTTTVTSTTGPTMVTRTTRANNGHLNNGHQDHEGQQWSPQQRSPGPRGTTTVTSTTGPTMVTSTTGPTTVTSTTGPTTVTSTTGPTTVTSTTVTSTTGPTTVTSTTGPTTVTSTTGPTMVTTTTVTSTTGPTTVTSTTVTSTTGPTTVTSTTGPTMVTTTTVTSTTGPTMVTTTTVTSTTGPTTVTSTTGSTMVTTTTVTSTTGPTTVTRTTRVNNGHHNNGHQYHWANNGHQYHWANNGHQYHWVNNGHHNNGHQHHWANNGHQYHWANNGHHNNGHQYHWANNGHQYHWANNGHHNNGH
- the LOC138355064 gene encoding collagen alpha-1(II) chain-like, which encodes MEVEEEDMTTRVNNGHQDHEGQQRSPGPRGPTTVTRTTRANNGHQYHEGQQRSLGPRGLTTVTRTTRANNGHQYHEGQQRSLGPRGLTTVTRTTRANNSHQDPEGQQRSPGPRGPTTVTRTRRANNSHQDHEGQQWSPGPRGPTTVTRTTRANNGQHNNGHQYHEGQQWSPQQRSPVPLGQQWSPQQRSPVPRGSTTVTSTTKANNGHQDHEGQQWSPQQRSPVPRGPTMVTSTTVTSTTRANNGHQYHEGQQWSPQQWSPGPRGSTMVTSTTVTSTTRANNGHLNNGHQYHEGQQWSPQQRSPGPRGPTMVTSTTVTSTTMANNGHLNNGHQYHWANNGHHNNGHQDHEGQQRSQDHEGQQWSPVPRGPTTVTRTTRANNGHLNNCHQDHLANNGHHNNGHQEHEGQQWSPQQRSPGPRGPTTVTNTTRAKNGHQDHEGQQWSPNNGHQYHLANNGHHNNGHQDHEGEQWSPQQRSPVPLGQQRSPVPLGQQRSPGPRGSTTVTRTPRANNGHQDHEGQQRSPGPRGPTLVTRTTRANNGHQDHEDQQRSPGPRGPTTVTRTTRANNGHQDHEDQLRSPGPRGPTMVTRTTRANNGHQDPEGQQWSPGPRGPTMVTRTTRANNGHQDPEGQQWTTRVNNSHQDHEGQQQAPGTRGSTTVTRTTRVNKSPGPRGSTMVTRTTRVNNGHQDHEGQQQSLGPRGSTTVTRTTRVNNSHQDHEGQQQSPGPRGPTTVTRTTRANNSHHDHEGQQWSPGPRGPTMVTRTTRANNGHQDHEGQQRSPGPRGPTMVTRTTRANNGHQDHEDQQRSPGPRGPTTVTRTTRVNNGHQDH